Proteins from a genomic interval of Zonotrichia leucophrys gambelii isolate GWCS_2022_RI chromosome 5, RI_Zleu_2.0, whole genome shotgun sequence:
- the C5H15orf62 gene encoding uncharacterized protein C15orf62 homolog, mitochondrial encodes MVTVPLLFPTSPEPQHTFNELAHTPPAAPLHSRGRLLQIPDKPSAPCHGVEFAFPALPASLCSLQLQERGRKRLILLRGSLLIPGLLPVRSQHSCSSLPFLTMDTWRRGSLKSTTFFRRFSLRRHKKLGNQVIILNQNSHTLDTDGQKREGLRDLKDKSEYLSCQSEQNLAKAQAPPKPPRLYLDSSSCPNIIDRTDSHSDLSFSDAAPYHKGTPTHKDQATDHGTSEAGLPSSTTLPELADPFLSFKVDLGLSLLEDVLQTLRKQNPRDYAI; translated from the coding sequence ATGgtgactgtgcctctgctgtTCCCCACCAGCCCGGAGCCGCAGCACACGTTTAACGAGCTCGCTCACACACCGCCTGCCGCTCCTCTCCACTCCAGGGGGAGACTCCTTCAGATCCCAGACAAGCCGAGTGCTCCTTGCCACGGCGTGGAGTTTGCATTTCCTGCACTACCAGCCTCTCTGTGCTCCTTGCAGCTCCAGGAACGGGGCAGGAAGAGGTTGATCCTGTTGCGTGGCTCTCTGCTGATCCCTGGGCTCCTGCCTGTGAGGAGCCAGCATTCCTGCTCCTCGCTGCCTTTCCTCACCATGGATACTTGGCGCAGGGGGTCCCTCAAGTCCACCACCTTCTTCCGGCGCTTCTCCCTCAGGAGGCACAAAAAGCTGGGCAACCAAGTCATCATCCTGAACCAGAACAGCCACACTCTGGACACGGACGGCCAGAAGAGGGAAGGCTTGAGGGATCTGAAGGACAAGTCTGAGTACCTGTCCTGTCAGAGCGAGCAGAACCTGGCCAAGGCACAAGCCCCTCCCAAGCCTCCCCGGCTGTACCTGGACAGTTCCAGCTGCCCCAACATCATCGACCGCACAGATTCCCACTCCGACCTCTCCTTTTCCGACGCCGCTCCGTACCACAAAGGCACTCCCACGCACAAGGACCAGGCTACGGACCACGGCACCTCAGAGGCAGgtctccccagcagcaccactctTCCTGAGCTGGCTGACCCCTTCCTGTCCTTCAAAGTGGATTTGGGGCTATCTCTCCTCGAGGACGTGCTGCAGACCCTCAGGAAACAGAACCCGAGGGATTACGCCATTTGA